From Draconibacterium halophilum, one genomic window encodes:
- a CDS encoding ATP-binding cassette domain-containing protein translates to MHQHIALNGDDLAMNSPFIKKLLKGECRDYFPELRGKRGVLFSNTTLTRFIEEEFKHDNFELTKKYGRSIRTLSSGEQKKVLLEFLIGTKPGFIVLDNPFDALDVASVKHLKARLETIAREMMVIQVFKRKNDLLPFIRHAMRVENGEVVYADGIKNTWKNMNRKKKSILTLIFRGLYTNKLIASKS, encoded by the coding sequence ATGCATCAACATATTGCTTTAAATGGCGATGACCTGGCCATGAATTCGCCATTTATTAAAAAGCTATTAAAAGGTGAATGCCGTGATTATTTCCCGGAGCTGAGGGGAAAAAGGGGAGTGCTTTTTTCGAATACTACGCTGACGCGGTTTATCGAAGAGGAGTTTAAGCACGATAATTTTGAACTGACGAAAAAATACGGGCGAAGTATACGTACTTTATCCAGTGGTGAACAGAAAAAGGTACTCCTGGAATTTCTAATCGGTACAAAACCTGGGTTTATTGTGTTGGATAATCCTTTTGATGCGCTGGATGTGGCCTCGGTAAAACATTTAAAAGCGCGTTTAGAGACAATCGCCAGGGAAATGATGGTGATTCAGGTGTTTAAACGAAAGAACGATCTGTTGCCCTTTATCCGGCATGCCATGCGTGTTGAGAATGGAGAAGTAGTTTACGCCGATGGAATAAAAAATACCTGGAAAAATATGAATCGGAAGAAGAAGAGCATTTTAACGTTGATATTCCGGGGCCTATACACGAACAAACTGATAGCTTCAAAGAGTTGA
- a CDS encoding hybrid sensor histidine kinase/response regulator, whose protein sequence is MIVKNSFIIELLQNTAILLAFAMLYENFWVKNEDSKGISAKILIGLILSGIGILLMFTPWELVPGIVFDTRSVMISISGLFFGPIPTLITMTITSLVRLFIGGDGQWMGIAVIISSGTIGLSWRFFRPNWRKYNNYLELLAMGILVHIVMSLCAFLLPSDQIISTLRTIALPLIFIYSPATMLLGIIMLKQYNNAQNSIAQLKLIESERKFTQILDSGNIVSLLLNKDGSIKYCNSYFLRVTGYTKDEVIGKNWFKIFIPDDITNRVFQIFSDSINSNNIVENYENMILSKNNERLYISWYNTLLHSESKEITGVACIGVNITKNKVYETELEEKNREYEQINRKLIEAKEKAEESDRLKSAFLANMSHEIRTPMNGILGFSELLKAPNLSGKNQQEYIQLIEKAGIRMLNIINDIIDLSKIESGQMSLSISEIEVNDTLDYTYYLFKQEAIKKGLQFSLKNKLPSNQTIILTDKEKIFAILTNLVKNAIKYTDEGTIEFGCKKKSGYVEFFVTDTGLGISKDKQKKIFERFIQADIEDKMARQGAGLGLSISKAYAELLGGKIWVESEKGTGSTFYFTLPYNTEPNENKVVGEVISKENADKKTENMNILIVDDDKTSEILISTFIKEVSQKIIAATTGIEAVEMCRKNPDIDLILMDIQMPVMNGYEATRQIRKFNEDVIIIAQTAFAFSSDREKALEAGCNDYISKPIDKNELLALIKKYVK, encoded by the coding sequence ATGATAGTTAAAAATTCATTTATAATCGAGTTATTACAAAACACAGCCATATTGCTGGCTTTTGCAATGCTTTACGAAAACTTCTGGGTTAAAAATGAAGACTCTAAAGGTATAAGCGCAAAAATCCTTATTGGATTAATATTGAGTGGCATTGGGATTTTACTCATGTTTACTCCCTGGGAATTGGTTCCCGGTATTGTTTTCGATACACGATCAGTTATGATTTCCATATCGGGATTGTTTTTTGGACCAATTCCAACACTAATTACCATGACCATTACGAGTTTAGTAAGATTGTTTATTGGTGGAGACGGACAATGGATGGGAATTGCGGTAATAATATCCTCAGGCACAATAGGTTTGTCATGGAGATTTTTCAGACCAAATTGGAGAAAATACAATAATTATTTAGAATTATTAGCAATGGGAATTCTGGTGCATATTGTAATGTCGTTATGTGCATTCTTACTGCCCAGTGATCAAATTATAAGTACTCTAAGAACGATTGCTCTTCCTCTTATTTTTATTTATTCGCCAGCCACAATGCTGCTTGGCATTATTATGTTAAAACAATATAATAATGCACAGAATAGCATTGCTCAGTTAAAATTAATTGAATCGGAACGAAAATTTACACAGATTCTGGATAGTGGCAATATCGTATCGCTATTATTGAATAAAGACGGTAGTATTAAATATTGTAATAGTTATTTTTTGCGAGTTACCGGATATACGAAGGATGAAGTTATAGGTAAAAACTGGTTTAAAATATTTATTCCAGATGATATAACAAATAGAGTATTTCAAATTTTTTCAGACAGTATCAATTCAAATAATATTGTGGAAAACTATGAGAACATGATACTTTCTAAGAATAATGAACGACTATATATTTCATGGTATAATACACTTCTGCATTCTGAATCAAAGGAGATAACGGGAGTTGCCTGTATTGGAGTAAACATTACTAAAAATAAAGTTTATGAAACAGAATTGGAAGAAAAAAATAGGGAGTACGAACAAATAAATCGAAAACTAATTGAAGCCAAAGAAAAAGCAGAAGAAAGCGACCGATTAAAATCAGCTTTTCTTGCTAATATGAGTCATGAGATTCGCACTCCTATGAATGGAATTTTAGGATTTTCAGAACTGTTAAAAGCGCCTAATCTTTCGGGTAAAAATCAGCAAGAGTACATTCAATTAATAGAAAAAGCTGGTATAAGAATGCTCAACATTATTAATGATATCATTGATTTATCAAAAATTGAATCAGGACAAATGTCTCTTTCTATTTCAGAAATTGAGGTCAATGATACACTTGATTATACGTATTACTTATTCAAACAGGAAGCAATCAAGAAAGGACTACAGTTTTCACTTAAAAACAAACTGCCTTCAAATCAAACTATAATTCTAACGGATAAAGAAAAAATCTTTGCAATTCTTACAAACCTTGTTAAGAATGCGATTAAGTATACTGATGAGGGTACAATTGAATTTGGATGTAAGAAGAAAAGCGGATATGTAGAATTTTTTGTAACAGATACAGGGCTGGGAATTTCTAAAGATAAACAGAAAAAAATATTTGAACGCTTTATTCAGGCTGACATCGAAGATAAAATGGCACGACAGGGCGCTGGATTAGGCTTGTCTATTTCTAAAGCATATGCTGAATTGCTCGGTGGTAAAATTTGGGTGGAAAGCGAAAAAGGCACTGGCTCAACTTTTTATTTCACCTTACCTTACAACACTGAACCGAATGAAAATAAGGTTGTTGGGGAAGTTATTTCAAAGGAAAACGCTGACAAAAAAACTGAAAATATGAATATATTAATTGTTGATGACGATAAAACATCGGAAATATTGATATCAACATTTATTAAGGAAGTAAGCCAGAAAATTATTGCAGCGACAACGGGAATTGAAGCCGTTGAAATGTGCCGCAAAAATCCTGATATCGATTTAATTCTGATGGATATTCAAATGCCTGTTATGAACGGTTACGAAGCGACACGACAAATCAGAAAGTTCAATGAAGATGTAATAATTATTGCACAAACAGCTTTTGCATTCTCCAGCGACAGAGAAAAGGCATTGGAAGCAGGCTGCAATGATTACATTTCAAAACCAATTGATAAAAATGAATTATTGGCTTTAATTAAAAAGTATGTAAAGTAA
- a CDS encoding M1 family metallopeptidase, producing MKKLALFITLFVSACVVSVAQENINLNKFRQLKQELSTPNVYRTASGAPGHEYWQQKADYKMAIRLDDENQRIYGEETITYHNQSPDILKYLWLQLDQNMRAQNSDTYKTMTSRLNQRVSFRQLKRMMYDFDGGFKLDYVQDANGNDLPATINKTMMRVDLPETLKPGESFTFKVKWWYNINDRLTDGGRSGYEYFKNEDNYIYTIAQFYPRMAVYNEVEGWQHKQFLGTGEFTLPFGDFEVKLTVPADHVVAATGVLQNTSEVLTREEMDRFEKAKTNTEDPVFIVSQKDAEKAEKGKSKEEKTWVFKAENVRDFAFASSRKFIWDAMPVKFGDRTVMAMSYYPKEGNPLWEQYSTRVVAHTVKTYSKFTFDYPYPVAISVHTDRIGMEYPMICFNGGRPESDGTYSKRTKYGMIGVIIHEVGHNFFPMIVNSDERQWTWMDEGLNTFVQFLTEQEWEPNYPSSRAIASNIVPYMSGDKKFISPIMTNSESVWNLGSNAYAKPSTALNILRETVMGRDLFDYAFKEYAHRWMFKHPTPADFFRTMEDASGVDLDWFWRGWFFTTDHCDISMENVKWYQANTKNPEVEKPLKKVTDEEAALSITTMRNKAFAENTYRSKHPAAEDFYTTYDEYKVTKEDKEEYDKFIKSLPDEEKELLGANLNFYQIDFKNLGGLVMPVILKFKFVDGTEEVQYIPAEIWRKNNEEVSKVFMFGKEVEQITLDPYRETADTDLNNNFWPTRKQPTRFELYKSRYGGGRYGGAQNPMQKAKKK from the coding sequence ATGAAAAAATTAGCACTTTTTATTACTCTTTTCGTGTCTGCCTGTGTAGTCTCTGTGGCACAGGAGAACATTAACCTTAATAAGTTCAGACAGTTAAAACAAGAGTTATCAACACCAAATGTTTATCGTACGGCATCCGGAGCACCTGGACACGAATACTGGCAACAAAAGGCAGATTATAAAATGGCTATTCGACTGGATGATGAAAACCAGCGAATTTATGGAGAAGAAACGATTACCTACCACAACCAATCGCCCGATATTTTGAAATATTTATGGTTACAACTCGACCAGAATATGCGTGCACAAAATTCGGATACTTACAAAACCATGACATCCCGATTAAACCAGCGTGTTTCGTTCCGTCAGTTGAAACGTATGATGTACGATTTTGACGGTGGTTTTAAACTGGACTACGTGCAAGATGCCAATGGCAACGATTTACCGGCAACCATTAATAAAACCATGATGCGTGTTGATTTACCCGAAACCTTAAAACCGGGCGAATCATTTACTTTTAAAGTAAAATGGTGGTACAACATAAACGACCGCCTTACAGATGGAGGCCGCTCGGGGTACGAATATTTTAAAAACGAAGACAACTATATTTATACTATAGCACAGTTTTATCCACGCATGGCCGTTTACAACGAAGTGGAAGGCTGGCAGCACAAACAATTTCTTGGTACTGGTGAATTTACCCTGCCTTTTGGCGATTTTGAAGTAAAACTGACTGTACCTGCTGACCATGTTGTTGCAGCAACCGGAGTTCTGCAAAACACCAGCGAAGTATTAACGCGGGAGGAAATGGATCGTTTTGAAAAAGCGAAAACCAATACTGAAGATCCTGTTTTTATCGTTTCGCAGAAAGATGCTGAAAAAGCAGAGAAAGGGAAATCGAAAGAAGAAAAGACCTGGGTATTTAAAGCCGAAAATGTTCGCGATTTTGCATTTGCCAGTTCGCGTAAATTCATTTGGGATGCGATGCCTGTTAAATTTGGCGACCGCACCGTAATGGCCATGTCGTATTACCCAAAAGAAGGGAACCCGTTGTGGGAACAATATTCAACACGTGTAGTTGCACATACTGTAAAAACATATTCAAAATTCACTTTCGATTATCCTTACCCGGTAGCAATTTCGGTACATACCGACCGCATTGGAATGGAATACCCGATGATTTGCTTTAACGGTGGCCGCCCCGAAAGCGACGGTACTTACAGCAAACGCACCAAGTACGGAATGATTGGTGTAATCATTCACGAAGTGGGACATAACTTCTTCCCGATGATTGTAAACTCCGACGAACGCCAGTGGACCTGGATGGACGAAGGATTAAATACATTTGTACAGTTTTTAACCGAACAGGAATGGGAACCCAATTACCCGTCGTCGCGCGCAATAGCAAGTAATATTGTGCCTTACATGAGTGGCGACAAAAAATTTATTTCGCCAATAATGACCAACTCCGAATCGGTTTGGAACCTCGGTAGCAATGCTTACGCAAAACCAAGTACAGCATTGAATATTCTGCGCGAAACGGTAATGGGCCGCGACCTGTTCGACTATGCTTTTAAAGAATATGCACATCGCTGGATGTTTAAACACCCTACCCCGGCCGATTTCTTCCGCACCATGGAAGATGCTTCGGGTGTTGACCTTGACTGGTTCTGGCGCGGATGGTTTTTTACTACCGACCATTGCGATATTTCAATGGAAAATGTAAAGTGGTACCAGGCAAATACCAAAAATCCGGAGGTGGAAAAACCATTAAAAAAAGTCACCGACGAAGAAGCTGCTCTTTCAATTACCACAATGCGTAACAAAGCGTTTGCCGAAAATACCTACAGATCAAAACATCCGGCGGCGGAAGACTTCTACACCACTTACGACGAATATAAAGTAACCAAAGAAGATAAAGAGGAATACGACAAGTTTATAAAAAGTCTGCCTGACGAAGAAAAAGAATTGCTTGGCGCAAATCTGAACTTCTACCAAATCGATTTCAAAAACCTGGGAGGCCTGGTAATGCCGGTGATCTTAAAATTTAAATTTGTTGACGGTACAGAAGAGGTGCAGTATATTCCGGCAGAAATATGGCGCAAAAACAACGAAGAAGTATCAAAAGTATTTATGTTTGGTAAGGAGGTGGAGCAAATAACACTCGACCCTTATCGCGAAACTGCTGACACGGATTTAAACAACAACTTTTGGCCAACACGCAAACAACCAACCCGTTTCGAACTGTATAAATCAAGATATGGCGGTGGTCGTTACGGGGGTGCCCAAAACCCTATGCAGAAAGCAAAAAAGAAATAA
- a CDS encoding translation initiation factor has protein sequence MSNNDWKERLGVVFSTNPDFDYDKDKEEEQESVPANQQDLRVLLDKKKRKGKAVTLVTGFVGSDDDLKKLGKKLKSKCGVGGTVKDREILVQGDFRQRVMDLLKADGYKVKRSGG, from the coding sequence ATGTCGAATAATGACTGGAAGGAACGATTAGGAGTTGTATTTTCAACCAACCCTGATTTTGATTACGATAAAGACAAAGAGGAAGAGCAGGAAAGCGTGCCTGCCAATCAGCAGGATTTGCGGGTTTTGCTGGATAAAAAGAAGCGGAAAGGAAAAGCCGTAACGCTGGTAACCGGATTTGTGGGTTCTGATGACGACCTAAAAAAGTTGGGTAAAAAACTCAAATCGAAATGTGGGGTAGGCGGCACAGTTAAAGACAGAGAGATTTTAGTTCAAGGTGATTTCCGTCAGCGTGTTATGGATTTGCTAAAAGCTGATGGTTATAAAGTAAAACGATCAGGCGGTTAA
- a CDS encoding ABC transporter ATP-binding protein, with protein sequence MIKLRNVSVKYHERQILNKINWTIRAGEFWQLKGPNGSGKTTILTMINGDNPKAFGQNIELFGRRKGTGESIWEIKREMGYFTPSMMELFKRRHTAEEMVISGFHDSIGLYHKASEIQKHVANEWLKVLGLEAKSNYAFVDLSQVNRRMVLIARAMIKHPPLLILDEPSTGLDDQSAALLSALINKIADESQTAILYVSHRTEPDLKPQFVFELIPSEKGSVGEVKS encoded by the coding sequence TTGATAAAGCTAAGGAACGTTTCGGTAAAATACCATGAACGACAAATTCTTAACAAAATTAACTGGACAATAAGAGCCGGTGAGTTTTGGCAATTGAAAGGGCCCAACGGATCGGGGAAAACTACCATTCTTACCATGATAAACGGCGATAATCCTAAAGCTTTTGGGCAAAATATCGAACTGTTTGGCCGCCGGAAAGGGACGGGCGAAAGTATATGGGAGATCAAAAGGGAAATGGGTTATTTTACGCCGTCGATGATGGAATTATTTAAACGCCGTCATACAGCTGAAGAGATGGTAATTTCCGGTTTTCACGATTCCATAGGCTTGTACCACAAAGCAAGCGAAATACAAAAACACGTGGCCAACGAGTGGCTAAAGGTTTTGGGGCTGGAAGCAAAAAGTAATTACGCTTTTGTTGATCTCTCGCAGGTGAACCGGCGCATGGTGCTGATTGCCCGCGCCATGATAAAACACCCGCCTTTACTTATTTTGGACGAGCCTTCAACCGGTTTGGATGATCAAAGTGCAGCACTACTTTCGGCACTCATCAATAAAATTGCCGATGAAAGCCAAACGGCTATTCTTTATGTTTCGCATCGTACGGAGCCCGATTTAAAACCACAGTTTGTTTTTGAACTCATTCCTTCCGAAAAGGGTTCGGTGGGAGAGGTGAAGAGCTAA
- a CDS encoding DUF6702 family protein, with the protein MKISKKLILPVLFLFLGVFFSQAHPFYVSICQLNYNEQNQSLEISVKIFADDLLAGLSEEGHTKLYLGESRESEHADEYIYTYLKQNIRFKVNEKAVEPKFVGKEMEKDVVWTYLEIDDIVELNNIEVSCYLLTDVFSDQSNIIQVTKNGKMKNLLLSKRETRGRLNFD; encoded by the coding sequence ATGAAAATAAGTAAAAAATTAATTCTACCGGTTTTGTTTCTCTTTTTAGGGGTGTTTTTTTCGCAGGCACATCCTTTTTACGTGAGTATTTGCCAGCTTAATTATAATGAGCAAAACCAATCGCTTGAAATTTCCGTAAAGATCTTTGCCGATGATCTCTTGGCTGGCCTGTCGGAAGAAGGCCATACTAAGCTTTATCTGGGAGAAAGCAGAGAAAGTGAACATGCCGATGAATACATTTATACTTATTTGAAACAAAACATCCGTTTCAAAGTGAACGAAAAAGCTGTTGAACCAAAATTTGTTGGAAAAGAAATGGAGAAGGATGTAGTTTGGACTTATCTGGAAATTGATGATATTGTAGAACTGAATAATATTGAAGTTAGCTGTTACCTGTTAACTGATGTGTTCAGCGACCAGAGTAATATTATTCAGGTAACTAAAAACGGCAAGATGAAAAACCTGTTATTAAGCAAAAGAGAAACAAGAGGCCGCTTAAATTTTGATTAG
- a CDS encoding ATP-binding protein has product MQKYHCPGSPCYKVSDTGQGIKPEVINSFYKFATNTSTIGTNGEVGSGLVLVLCKELASRLNGIINIESNIGVGAKVMIDFLLVA; this is encoded by the coding sequence ATGCAAAAATATCACTGCCCTGGCTCACCATGCTATAAAGTTTCGGACACCGGACAAGGTATAAAGCCGGAAGTAATCAATTCATTCTATAAATTTGCAACAAACACATCAACGATTGGCACAAATGGAGAAGTTGGTTCAGGATTGGTACTTGTGCTTTGTAAAGAGTTAGCATCAAGACTGAATGGTATAATCAATATTGAAAGCAATATTGGTGTTGGTGCCAAAGTTATGATTGACTTTCTATTGGTAGCGTAA
- a CDS encoding S41 family peptidase: MKFLTSFILLMLVVTSFASAQGTRLLRQPTISAESIVFVYANDLWKVDRNGGDAIRLTTNEGQESNPHFSNDEKWIAFSAQYGGNTDVYVIPAQGGSPQRLTWHPGADVVQGWTPDGKVMFRSGREARPTQTNKFFTVSMEGGLPKAIDIPRAAFGELSPDGQQIAYIPITFWDPEWRNYRGGQAMPVWIVDMATKELIRTPQPTKERHLDPVWYNNKVFYLSERDYASNIWSFDPKTKEEEQLTTQAQFDIKNLDACNDAIVYECGGYLHLLNPETSDDKQLVINVKGDMNFARERWDAVSASNLTNPNISPNGKRAVFEYRGEIFTVPKEKGTWRNITKTSGVADRYPAWSPKGDKIAWFNDATDEYKLVVADQFGQNKKTYTLENPTFFFHPEWSPDGMRITYTDTDYNIWVIELESGAVTKVGTDIFAHPNREMQPVWSPDSKWIAYARQLNSSFKAIFVYNIDTKETHQLTDGMADVLTPAWDASGKYMYILASTNYGLATGWLDMSSYDPDVTRSLYCMVLAKDEASPILPTSDDEEINKDDEEKKNGDEEDDKDSEDEEDELTVTIDVDGISERIVALDMPNRNYTGLVQGPEKTVFVAESVPNQSGLTIHKYEAKENKAEEFLTGIRNFVTSADGKNVLYRKGSSWAIAESGSKPKNGDGNLKTNMKIKIDPSEEYQQMFDDSWRFMRDFLYVDNVHGAPWDKIYDWYSPMVKHVRHRTDMNYIIDMISGEVAIGHSYVAGGDMPDIDRVPIGLLGCDLVEENGYYKISKIYDGESWNPNFKAPLAAPGLDVNEGDYLLAVNGVEVKAPINPYSLFEQTSGRQTIIKVSATTSVNDAKEIIVEPVSSERNLRSIDWIEGNRRKVDELSGGKLAYVYLPNTSAGGFASFNRYYFAQQDKKGVVLDERNNGGGSAADYMIDVMSRTLLGYFNSKANDNRPWTTPMAGIWGPKVMIINERAGSGGDLLPYMFKEKDLGPLIGTRTWGGLVGTWDTPPLIDGGRIVAPRGGFFDVDGEWAVEGEGIAPDIEVIQEPKLILQGRDPQLEKAVEVALNKLKGNEFQLKPEPAAPVRWKRPDGFKTK, encoded by the coding sequence TGAAAAATGGATCGCTTTTTCAGCACAGTACGGTGGCAATACCGATGTGTACGTAATTCCTGCGCAAGGAGGATCGCCACAACGTTTAACCTGGCATCCCGGAGCCGATGTCGTTCAGGGCTGGACACCTGACGGGAAAGTTATGTTCCGCTCGGGAAGAGAAGCACGACCAACACAAACAAACAAGTTTTTTACCGTATCAATGGAAGGCGGATTACCTAAAGCAATCGATATTCCGCGTGCCGCATTTGGCGAACTCTCCCCCGACGGACAACAGATCGCTTATATTCCGATTACTTTTTGGGATCCGGAGTGGCGCAACTACCGCGGCGGACAAGCAATGCCGGTGTGGATTGTTGATATGGCAACCAAAGAGCTCATACGCACGCCACAACCCACCAAAGAACGCCATCTTGATCCGGTGTGGTACAACAACAAAGTTTTCTACCTGTCAGAACGCGATTACGCCAGCAATATCTGGTCCTTTGATCCGAAAACCAAAGAAGAAGAGCAACTCACCACGCAGGCACAATTTGATATTAAAAACCTCGATGCCTGTAACGACGCAATTGTATACGAATGCGGTGGGTATCTGCATTTACTAAACCCTGAAACCAGCGATGACAAACAACTTGTAATAAATGTAAAAGGCGACATGAACTTTGCCCGCGAACGCTGGGATGCGGTTTCGGCAAGTAATCTTACCAACCCAAATATTTCGCCAAATGGCAAGCGGGCTGTTTTTGAGTACCGTGGTGAAATATTTACCGTTCCAAAAGAGAAAGGAACGTGGAGAAACATCACCAAAACATCAGGAGTGGCCGATCGTTACCCGGCATGGTCGCCCAAAGGCGATAAAATTGCCTGGTTTAACGATGCTACTGATGAATACAAATTAGTTGTTGCCGATCAGTTTGGTCAGAACAAAAAAACATACACGCTTGAGAATCCAACATTCTTTTTCCACCCCGAGTGGTCGCCCGACGGTATGCGTATTACCTACACCGACACCGATTACAATATTTGGGTTATCGAGCTTGAATCAGGTGCAGTTACCAAAGTTGGCACCGATATTTTTGCGCATCCAAACCGCGAAATGCAACCCGTTTGGTCGCCCGACAGCAAATGGATTGCTTATGCCCGCCAGCTAAACAGCAGTTTTAAAGCCATTTTTGTTTATAATATCGACACAAAAGAAACGCATCAGCTAACCGATGGGATGGCCGATGTTTTAACGCCTGCATGGGATGCCAGTGGCAAATACATGTACATTTTGGCCAGTACAAATTATGGTTTGGCAACAGGCTGGCTCGATATGAGTTCGTACGATCCTGATGTAACACGAAGTCTGTACTGTATGGTGTTGGCGAAAGATGAAGCCTCGCCTATTTTGCCAACCAGCGACGATGAGGAAATAAACAAAGACGACGAGGAAAAGAAGAATGGTGATGAAGAAGACGATAAAGATTCGGAAGATGAAGAAGATGAACTAACGGTTACGATTGATGTAGATGGTATTTCAGAACGAATTGTTGCGCTGGATATGCCCAACAGAAACTACACCGGTCTGGTTCAGGGACCTGAGAAAACCGTATTTGTAGCAGAATCGGTCCCCAACCAAAGTGGCTTAACCATTCATAAGTACGAAGCAAAAGAAAATAAAGCCGAAGAATTTTTAACCGGTATCAGAAACTTCGTAACGTCTGCCGACGGAAAGAATGTATTGTACCGCAAAGGTAGTTCATGGGCGATTGCAGAATCAGGCAGCAAACCTAAAAATGGCGATGGCAATCTGAAAACCAACATGAAGATCAAAATCGATCCATCGGAGGAATACCAACAAATGTTTGATGATTCATGGCGATTTATGCGCGATTTCCTTTATGTTGATAACGTGCATGGTGCGCCCTGGGATAAAATTTACGATTGGTATTCGCCAATGGTAAAACATGTCCGCCACCGTACCGATATGAACTATATTATTGATATGATTAGCGGAGAAGTTGCTATTGGTCACTCGTATGTGGCAGGTGGCGATATGCCAGATATTGACAGGGTACCAATAGGACTATTGGGCTGCGACCTAGTTGAAGAAAACGGCTACTACAAAATCTCAAAAATATACGATGGCGAGAGCTGGAACCCGAATTTTAAAGCGCCACTGGCTGCTCCGGGACTAGATGTTAATGAGGGCGATTACCTGCTTGCCGTAAATGGTGTGGAAGTAAAAGCACCCATTAATCCTTACAGTCTTTTCGAACAAACATCAGGGCGCCAAACCATTATAAAAGTTAGTGCAACAACATCAGTTAATGATGCCAAAGAAATAATAGTTGAGCCGGTTTCAAGCGAACGAAATCTCCGCTCTATCGACTGGATTGAAGGTAATCGCCGAAAAGTAGATGAGCTATCAGGTGGAAAACTGGCCTATGTATACTTGCCAAATACCAGTGCAGGTGGGTTTGCATCGTTTAACCGATACTACTTTGCGCAGCAGGATAAAAAAGGTGTTGTACTCGACGAGCGAAACAATGGCGGAGGTTCGGCTGCCGATTATATGATTGATGTAATGAGCCGCACACTGCTTGGTTATTTCAACAGTAAGGCCAATGACAATCGACCTTGGACAACACCAATGGCCGGAATCTGGGGACCGAAAGTGATGATCATTAACGAACGTGCCGGCTCGGGTGGCGATTTGTTACCTTATATGTTTAAAGAAAAAGACCTTGGACCACTAATTGGCACAAGAACCTGGGGGGGTTTGGTTGGTACCTGGGACACACCTCCGCTAATTGATGGCGGACGTATTGTAGCTCCGCGAGGTGGATTCTTTGATGTTGATGGCGAATGGGCCGTTGAAGGAGAAGGGATTGCACCTGACATTGAAGTAATACAGGAGCCTAAACTTATATTACAGGGTCGTGATCCGCAACTGGAAAAAGCGGTGGAAGTTGCCCTTAACAAATTAAAAGGAAATGAGTTTCAGCTAAAACCTGAACCGGCTGCTCCGGTTCGCTGGAAACGCCCGGATGGTTTTAAAACCAAATAA
- a CDS encoding HupE/UreJ family protein, protein MSLFEMYLKLGFKHIIDIHAYDHIVFVLVLCAGYYLNHFKKVLILITAFTIGHSVTLALSTLNIVNVSSDLIEFLIPATICVTAIANILPFKAKNNRIVYILTLFFGLIHGLGFSNYLKELLGRESNILTPLLAFNIGLELGQILILAIYLALLFITVQLFRVKNDFWRTFVSGMAFGISVILMIEKAPAVF, encoded by the coding sequence ATGAGTTTATTCGAGATGTACCTCAAATTGGGGTTCAAACACATTATTGATATCCATGCTTACGACCACATTGTATTTGTTCTGGTGCTATGTGCCGGGTACTACCTAAACCACTTTAAAAAGGTGTTGATACTTATTACGGCTTTCACCATTGGTCATTCGGTTACGCTTGCCCTTTCAACCTTAAATATCGTTAACGTATCGTCCGATCTTATTGAGTTCCTGATACCGGCCACCATTTGTGTTACGGCCATTGCGAATATATTGCCGTTTAAAGCTAAAAATAACCGGATAGTTTATATACTTACTCTATTTTTCGGGCTTATCCACGGGTTGGGTTTTTCAAATTATCTGAAAGAATTACTGGGCCGCGAGTCGAACATTTTAACCCCACTACTGGCGTTTAATATTGGTCTTGAATTGGGGCAGATTCTTATTCTTGCCATATATTTAGCACTGCTGTTTATTACTGTTCAGCTGTTTAGGGTAAAAAACGATTTCTGGCGCACTTTTGTATCTGGAATGGCCTTCGGTATTTCTGTTATTTTAATGATAGAGAAAGCACCTGCCGTTTTTTAA